In the Mycolicibacterium chubuense NBB4 genome, one interval contains:
- a CDS encoding nuclear transport factor 2 family protein, translating into MTRTPQEVFTHHARALAAGDLDEILADYADDAVVISPGGTLRGKEGIRTAFAQLLGDIPEADWELITQIFEGDVLFLEWAAESTKTRVDDGIDTFVIRDGLIRAQTVRYTVHTKP; encoded by the coding sequence ATGACACGCACACCTCAGGAAGTCTTCACCCACCACGCCCGGGCGCTCGCCGCAGGCGACCTCGACGAGATCCTCGCCGACTACGCCGATGACGCCGTCGTCATCTCACCCGGCGGCACTCTTCGGGGAAAGGAAGGCATCCGGACCGCCTTCGCCCAGCTACTCGGCGACATCCCGGAGGCAGACTGGGAGTTGATCACGCAAATCTTCGAGGGCGACGTGCTCTTTCTCGAATGGGCCGCCGAATCCACGAAGACACGTGTGGACGACGGCATCGACACCTTTGTAATCCGCGACGGGCTCATCCGGGCCCAAACCGTCCGCTACACCGTCCACACCAAACCCTAA
- a CDS encoding VOC family protein, whose amino-acid sequence MRDDAPAITGVHHCSITCTDIEASVAWYQRLLRADEVPTRFPHFGREDTGYAVLLIEPRSGFAVGLHTNTGNDGKPFDESRTGLDHFAFNVATRADLEAWTAWLDELGIEHSGIREISDPFAFATVVFRDPDNIQLELFTTG is encoded by the coding sequence ATGCGCGACGATGCTCCAGCCATCACCGGTGTGCACCACTGCTCGATCACGTGCACCGACATCGAGGCAAGCGTGGCGTGGTATCAGAGGTTGCTTCGCGCCGACGAGGTGCCCACGAGGTTCCCCCATTTCGGCCGGGAGGATACGGGTTACGCGGTGCTCCTCATCGAGCCGCGCTCGGGTTTCGCCGTGGGGTTGCATACGAATACAGGCAACGACGGGAAGCCATTTGACGAGTCCCGCACGGGGTTGGACCACTTCGCGTTCAACGTGGCGACACGCGCTGACCTCGAGGCATGGACAGCGTGGCTTGATGAACTCGGCATTGAGCACTCCGGCATCAGGGAGATATCCGATCCGTTCGCGTTCGCGACTGTCGTGTTCCGCGACCCCGACAACATCCAACTCGAGCTCTTCACGACCGGCTGA
- a CDS encoding RDD family protein: MTSATTKAESALQSDLADGLAPWMTRAGALAVDILPGAAVFATAIVVALSVPVYGGWWWTCIAMGTAAIALTVANRLLLPMGSGQTLGRAVHGISVFQRDAEAGPSRLLLRDLAHLLDTAAFFAGWLWPLWDSRRRTFADKLLRTEVRLVEPRSRDGDPRARAAAVLVSAALLCAGGAALSYAVVREHDRSIEDTRDLIASQGPHMVEQMLSYRPETVQSDFDHARSLASDKYRAQLSAQQQAVQKATPIRNEYWVTNSAVLTATPDSATMLVFLQGQRGAPPSQRYITASVRATFVKSPSAGWQVDDLAIVTKPQTAGAGP; this comes from the coding sequence GTGACGTCGGCAACCACCAAGGCAGAGTCGGCACTGCAAAGCGACCTGGCGGACGGGCTTGCCCCGTGGATGACGCGTGCTGGCGCGCTGGCCGTCGACATCCTGCCCGGTGCCGCGGTATTCGCTACCGCAATCGTGGTTGCGCTGTCGGTACCGGTGTACGGCGGGTGGTGGTGGACGTGCATCGCAATGGGCACGGCCGCAATCGCGCTCACGGTGGCCAACCGACTGCTGCTCCCCATGGGGAGTGGGCAAACCCTCGGCCGCGCCGTGCACGGCATCTCAGTCTTCCAGCGAGACGCCGAGGCCGGCCCATCGCGGCTCCTGCTGCGCGACCTGGCGCACCTGTTGGACACGGCCGCCTTTTTTGCGGGTTGGCTTTGGCCGTTGTGGGACTCGCGTCGGCGCACCTTCGCCGACAAATTGCTGCGCACCGAGGTGCGCCTCGTCGAGCCGCGCTCACGTGACGGCGACCCGCGGGCGCGTGCTGCGGCGGTGCTGGTGAGCGCCGCTCTACTCTGTGCAGGCGGCGCCGCGCTCAGCTATGCGGTGGTGCGAGAGCACGACAGATCGATTGAGGACACTCGCGACCTCATCGCGTCGCAGGGGCCGCACATGGTCGAGCAGATGCTGAGCTACCGCCCCGAGACCGTCCAGAGCGACTTCGACCACGCGCGGTCTCTGGCCAGCGACAAATACCGCGCGCAACTGTCCGCCCAACAGCAGGCGGTGCAGAAGGCAACCCCGATCCGCAACGAGTACTGGGTCACCAACAGCGCGGTGCTTACCGCGACTCCGGATAGCGCGACCATGCTGGTGTTCCTCCAGGGCCAGCGCGGCGCACCGCCCAGCCAGCGCTACATCACCGCATCCGTGCGGGCGACCTTCGTCAAGTCTCCCTCGGCCGGGTGGCAAGTCGACGATCTTGCGATCGTCACCAAACCGCAGACTGCCGGGGCCGGGCCGTGA
- a CDS encoding MCE family protein: protein MVSRFVRNQLIAFGVLTVITLVVLGGYYLSLPSALGIGQYTLKADLPASGGLYRTANVTYRGATIGKITDVEPTKAGVQATMRIDDRYQIPVDATANVHSVSAVGEQYLDLVSEGTPSKYLSPGQTITKGTVPEEIGSALDAVERGLAALPQDKIASLLNETSQAVGGLGPALHRLVDSAQSLSGEFAANSSDLDDVIARSAPLLNSQAASGDEIKQWVHNLSVVADQTARTDPQLKNLLSTAAPTLDSASAVVGGVRDSLPQTLANLEVVTGLLLRYRKGVEQVLVLLPQVGSVAQTTTLAFPGEARIDLGLAVNQPPPCLTGFLPAPQWRSPADTSIAPLPAGTYCKIPQETPANAVRGARNIPCVDVPGRTAASPQECRSGQPYQPLGTNPWYGDPNQILNCPAPGARCDQPVNPGRVIPAPTLDTGLNPLPADQLPGPPTPTSDPLSQPGTGTVQCNGQQPNPCAYTPAEPSGAPLQTQAGEITGPDGMRYTVSGSDHIGDDGWKEMLAPAG, encoded by the coding sequence ATGGTCTCCCGATTCGTTCGAAATCAACTCATCGCGTTCGGCGTATTGACGGTGATCACGCTCGTGGTGCTGGGCGGGTACTACCTGAGCCTTCCGTCAGCCCTAGGCATCGGCCAGTACACCTTGAAAGCGGATCTGCCGGCCTCCGGCGGTCTGTACCGCACCGCCAACGTGACCTATCGCGGTGCCACGATCGGCAAGATCACCGACGTCGAGCCCACCAAGGCCGGAGTCCAGGCAACGATGCGCATCGACGATCGGTACCAGATACCGGTGGACGCGACAGCGAACGTGCATTCGGTCTCAGCCGTCGGCGAGCAATACCTGGACTTGGTGTCAGAAGGCACGCCCAGCAAATACCTGTCACCTGGGCAAACCATCACCAAAGGCACGGTGCCCGAGGAAATCGGATCAGCTTTGGATGCCGTCGAGCGAGGCCTGGCGGCACTACCCCAGGACAAAATCGCGTCGCTGCTCAACGAGACCTCGCAGGCAGTGGGCGGACTGGGGCCGGCATTGCACCGATTAGTGGATTCGGCCCAATCACTTTCCGGGGAGTTCGCCGCAAATAGCTCCGACCTGGACGACGTCATCGCCCGGTCGGCGCCGCTGCTTAACAGCCAAGCCGCATCCGGTGACGAGATCAAACAATGGGTGCACAACCTCAGCGTCGTGGCCGACCAGACCGCCCGAACCGACCCGCAGCTCAAGAACCTCCTGTCCACCGCGGCCCCCACGCTTGACTCCGCCAGCGCCGTAGTCGGCGGTGTGCGCGATTCATTGCCACAGACCTTGGCTAACCTCGAGGTTGTCACCGGCCTTCTGCTGCGCTACCGCAAGGGCGTCGAGCAGGTTCTGGTGTTGCTGCCGCAGGTCGGATCGGTCGCGCAGACGACCACGCTGGCATTTCCCGGTGAGGCCCGCATCGATCTGGGACTAGCAGTAAATCAGCCGCCGCCTTGTCTGACCGGATTTCTTCCCGCGCCACAGTGGCGGTCACCCGCCGACACCAGCATCGCACCACTGCCTGCGGGTACCTACTGCAAGATCCCGCAAGAGACGCCAGCCAACGCGGTACGCGGGGCCCGCAACATACCGTGCGTCGACGTGCCAGGCAGGACCGCCGCATCCCCTCAAGAGTGCCGTAGTGGGCAACCGTATCAACCGCTAGGCACCAACCCGTGGTACGGGGACCCCAACCAAATTCTCAACTGCCCGGCGCCGGGGGCGCGCTGCGATCAGCCGGTGAACCCGGGCCGGGTCATCCCCGCACCGACATTGGACACCGGATTGAACCCGTTGCCAGCCGATCAACTGCCAGGACCGCCGACACCGACCAGCGACCCGCTCTCGCAGCCGGGTACAGGGACGGTTCAGTGCAACGGCCAGCAGCCCAACCCCTGTGCCTACACTCCGGCCGAGCCGTCTGGCGCGCCGTTGCAGACGCAGGCCGGCGAAATCACCGGACCTGACGGAATGAGATATACCGTCTCGGGCTCAGACCATATAGGAGACGACGGATGGAAGGAGATGCTGGCGCCAGCCGGCTGA
- a CDS encoding MCE family protein encodes MRASRRLRTGTRRGLVVLVATLSLSACGQWRGIANVPIPGGPGTEAGSYTVYVQMPDTLALTPNSKVMVADVFVGQVRAITLQNWVATLTLSLQNGVELPRNATAKIGQTSLLGTQHVELAPPQQNPSSQQLGNGDTIELKNSSAFPTTEQTLASIATLLHGGGVANLEVITNEVYSIINGRAEQTRALLNKLDTFTAKLDEQIGDITHAIDSADRLLAMAAEHNDTLDGALQALAPLVKYLADSRGRVVEAVESLGRFSDAALQTVEGSQPYLHRNLVSLQQPLAQLVRAAPFVVPALKLALTAPFDVDAVPKTFRGDFINTSLDVDLTLSAIDNGILTGTGVSGSLRALEQSWGRDPATMIPDVRFVPNPNNAPGGPLVERGR; translated from the coding sequence ATTCGTGCGTCGCGTCGACTTCGGACGGGCACGCGGCGAGGCCTGGTGGTGCTGGTGGCCACGCTGTCGCTGAGCGCGTGCGGACAGTGGCGCGGCATTGCGAACGTGCCGATCCCCGGGGGGCCCGGCACCGAGGCCGGTTCCTACACCGTGTACGTGCAAATGCCCGACACGTTGGCACTGACCCCCAACAGCAAAGTCATGGTCGCGGATGTCTTCGTCGGTCAAGTGCGTGCGATCACCCTGCAGAACTGGGTTGCCACACTGACGCTCAGCTTGCAGAACGGCGTTGAGCTGCCGAGGAACGCGACGGCGAAAATCGGCCAGACCAGCCTCCTGGGCACGCAGCACGTGGAGCTAGCGCCGCCGCAGCAGAATCCGTCTTCGCAGCAGTTGGGCAACGGCGACACCATCGAGCTGAAAAACTCATCGGCTTTCCCGACGACCGAACAGACGTTGGCCAGCATTGCGACACTTCTGCACGGCGGGGGAGTGGCAAATCTGGAGGTGATTACCAACGAGGTCTACAGCATTATCAACGGTCGCGCCGAACAGACGCGTGCGCTGCTCAATAAGCTAGACACATTCACCGCCAAGCTGGACGAGCAGATCGGCGATATCACTCACGCCATCGACTCAGCTGACCGTCTGCTGGCGATGGCTGCCGAGCACAACGACACCCTCGACGGAGCCCTGCAGGCGTTGGCGCCGTTGGTCAAATATCTCGCCGACTCGCGCGGACGCGTCGTCGAGGCCGTCGAGTCGTTGGGTCGGTTTAGCGACGCCGCCCTGCAGACAGTCGAGGGGTCGCAACCCTATCTGCACCGCAATCTGGTGTCCCTACAGCAGCCGCTTGCGCAGCTCGTCCGCGCGGCGCCGTTCGTGGTCCCGGCACTGAAGTTGGCCTTGACCGCACCGTTTGACGTCGACGCGGTTCCGAAGACCTTCCGGGGTGACTTCATCAACACCTCCCTGGACGTCGACTTAACACTCAGTGCCATCGACAACGGCATCCTCACCGGTACTGGCGTCTCGGGATCCCTGCGAGCACTCGAGCAAAGCTGGGGGCGTGACCCGGCGACCATGATCCCCGACGTCCGCTTCGTGCCCAACCCGAACAACGCGCCCGGCGGGCCGCTGGTCGAACGGGGTCGATAA
- a CDS encoding virulence factor Mce family protein, with protein MSADLNDRRPRLSRKSIVVASLAVVLALTGAYAGWYLFRKLTTTTVVAYFEHANALYPGDEVTIMGVPVGSVDDVQPAGDKMKVTFHYPSKYKVPAEASAVILNPSLVASRTIQLEPAYAGGPVLTNNTVIPVERTQVPVEWDDLRDSIGKTVAALGPTPGQPKGPFGDTIESLATGLSGKGEAINKSLNSLSTALSALNESRGETFAVLRGLATFLNALQINEQQLVSLNNNLSQLTTSVTPNDHEVADAVDELNSLMPVLKKFLADNGQVLSRDVNNLSTATTPLVQPDQQNALETFLHVFPTFAADANNVYHPGHGSLTIVPAVTNFANPLELICSSIQAGSRLGYQDSAELCAQYLTPILDAIKFNYLPFGLMPFSTAEALPKQVAYSEPRLQPPPGYKDTTVPGIFSRDTLFSHGNFEPGWVTAPGMQGVQVGTRTGDLLAPESLSELMGGPDAGPPPPGQNLPGPPDAYNEHSPLPPPWYPQPGPPPLPGPEVIPGPVAATPAPVGSPLPAGGPIGAVGPPPLPAEAPTGPGQ; from the coding sequence ATGAGCGCCGATCTCAACGATCGCCGGCCGCGCTTGTCCCGCAAGTCGATCGTCGTCGCCTCGCTCGCGGTCGTGCTGGCCCTTACCGGCGCGTATGCGGGCTGGTATCTGTTCCGGAAGCTGACGACGACCACTGTCGTCGCGTACTTCGAGCACGCCAACGCGCTGTACCCGGGTGATGAGGTCACCATCATGGGTGTGCCAGTCGGTTCGGTGGACGACGTTCAGCCGGCCGGCGACAAGATGAAGGTGACCTTTCACTACCCGAGCAAATACAAGGTGCCAGCCGAGGCCTCGGCTGTGATTCTGAACCCCTCGCTCGTCGCGTCGCGCACTATCCAGTTGGAACCGGCCTACGCCGGCGGCCCGGTGTTGACGAACAACACCGTGATCCCTGTCGAGCGGACGCAGGTACCGGTTGAGTGGGACGACCTTCGCGACAGCATCGGCAAGACGGTGGCCGCACTTGGTCCCACGCCCGGACAGCCGAAAGGTCCTTTCGGCGACACCATCGAGTCACTGGCCACCGGCCTTTCCGGCAAGGGCGAGGCAATCAACAAATCACTCAACAGCCTGTCGACCGCACTGTCCGCGCTCAACGAGAGCCGCGGCGAAACGTTTGCAGTGCTGCGCGGCCTCGCCACGTTCCTCAACGCCCTGCAAATCAATGAACAGCAGCTAGTGTCGTTGAACAACAACCTGTCTCAGCTCACAACCAGCGTCACTCCTAACGACCACGAGGTCGCTGACGCCGTTGACGAACTAAACAGCTTGATGCCCGTTCTGAAGAAGTTTCTTGCCGACAACGGCCAGGTGCTGAGTCGGGACGTCAACAACCTGTCGACCGCCACTACGCCCCTGGTTCAACCCGACCAGCAGAATGCCCTAGAAACGTTCCTTCACGTGTTTCCGACGTTCGCCGCCGACGCCAACAACGTCTACCATCCCGGCCACGGCTCGCTGACGATCGTCCCCGCGGTGACAAACTTTGCCAACCCCTTGGAGTTGATCTGCAGTTCGATTCAGGCAGGCAGCCGACTCGGGTACCAGGATTCCGCCGAGTTGTGTGCCCAGTACCTCACGCCGATCCTGGACGCGATCAAGTTCAACTATTTGCCGTTTGGCCTCATGCCGTTCAGCACGGCGGAGGCGCTGCCCAAGCAAGTCGCATACTCTGAGCCGCGGCTGCAGCCACCTCCCGGATACAAAGACACGACTGTGCCCGGGATCTTCTCACGGGACACGCTGTTTTCCCACGGCAACTTCGAGCCGGGGTGGGTGACCGCACCGGGAATGCAGGGGGTGCAGGTTGGGACGCGCACCGGGGACCTGTTGGCGCCAGAATCCCTGTCTGAGTTGATGGGCGGCCCCGACGCAGGGCCTCCACCACCAGGGCAGAATCTGCCAGGCCCGCCAGACGCGTACAACGAGCACAGCCCCCTGCCCCCGCCGTGGTATCCGCAGCCCGGACCTCCACCACTCCCAGGTCCGGAGGTTATCCCTGGCCCAGTGGCAGCGACGCCTGCGCCTGTCGGGTCGCCCCTGCCCGCCGGGGGACCGATCGGCGCTGTTGGCCCGCCGCCGCTGCCAGCCGAAGCACCGACGGGGCCCGGCCAGTGA
- a CDS encoding MCE family protein yields MRALEPGGRVRAGAMAVTLVALVTAVGQTFTSVPMLFAQPRYYGEFTDAGALRAGDKVRISGMDVGVVQELKIAAGHVVARFTIGDNTVGTQSRLSIRTDTILGRKVLEIEPRGDQVLRPGQTLPLDQTTTPYQIYDAFRDATKAAAGWDVNTIKESLHVLSDTVDQTYPHLSATLDGVQRFADVVAKRDERVQVLLGETSKVAGVLGIHGEQVNRLLVNAQTLLSAINARGQAIDSLLGNVRSVAQQVQGLINDNPNLNAVLKQVNVVSDVLVKRKDDLVTTVTELGKFVASLSEIVSSGPYVKAAIFNLLPYQILQPYVDAAFKKRGIDPENFWRSAGLPAFQWPDPNGTRLPNGAPPPAPTVLEGTPDHPGPAVPKGSPCSYTPPADGLPRPDNPLPCASLDVGPFGGVSYPAPTDVQTSAPVPGGASAAPGIPAAAVPGAPPPDVPGVPVPLPTKAPPGARTEPLTPSQAPPLAVLGPTTPPGTGGN; encoded by the coding sequence ATGAGGGCTCTCGAACCTGGCGGCCGGGTGCGGGCAGGTGCCATGGCCGTGACCCTGGTTGCGCTGGTCACCGCTGTCGGCCAAACCTTCACCAGTGTTCCGATGCTTTTTGCCCAGCCGCGCTATTACGGCGAGTTCACCGACGCCGGCGCGCTGCGGGCTGGAGACAAAGTGCGCATCTCGGGTATGGACGTGGGCGTGGTGCAGGAGTTGAAGATCGCCGCCGGCCACGTCGTGGCCCGATTCACCATCGGTGATAACACCGTTGGCACACAAAGCCGCTTATCGATCCGCACCGACACCATCCTGGGCAGGAAGGTCCTCGAGATCGAACCGCGAGGCGACCAGGTGTTACGGCCTGGCCAGACGTTGCCGTTGGACCAAACTACGACGCCGTATCAGATCTACGACGCGTTCCGAGACGCCACCAAGGCCGCTGCCGGCTGGGATGTGAACACCATCAAGGAATCCCTGCATGTCCTGTCGGACACGGTAGATCAGACGTACCCGCATCTGAGCGCCACCCTCGACGGGGTGCAGCGGTTCGCCGACGTCGTGGCCAAGCGCGACGAGCGAGTCCAGGTCCTGCTGGGCGAAACCAGCAAGGTAGCCGGCGTGCTCGGAATCCACGGCGAGCAAGTCAACCGGCTGCTGGTGAACGCACAGACACTCCTGTCGGCGATCAACGCGCGGGGTCAAGCCATCGACAGCCTGCTCGGCAACGTCCGGTCGGTCGCACAGCAAGTCCAGGGTCTAATCAACGACAACCCGAACCTCAACGCCGTGCTGAAACAGGTGAACGTCGTCAGCGACGTACTGGTCAAGCGCAAGGACGACCTCGTCACGACGGTCACTGAACTGGGCAAGTTCGTGGCATCGCTGTCCGAGATCGTGTCGTCGGGGCCGTACGTGAAGGCCGCGATCTTCAACCTGCTGCCCTATCAGATTCTGCAGCCCTACGTCGACGCAGCGTTTAAGAAGCGTGGCATCGACCCGGAGAACTTCTGGCGCTCTGCCGGGCTGCCGGCGTTCCAATGGCCCGACCCCAACGGCACCCGACTCCCCAACGGCGCGCCGCCACCGGCACCAACGGTGTTGGAGGGCACCCCTGACCATCCAGGTCCCGCCGTCCCCAAGGGATCGCCCTGTTCCTACACCCCGCCAGCGGATGGGCTTCCACGCCCGGACAACCCGCTGCCGTGCGCAAGCTTGGATGTCGGCCCGTTCGGCGGCGTTAGCTATCCGGCACCGACCGATGTCCAGACATCGGCGCCGGTCCCCGGCGGGGCGTCAGCGGCTCCGGGGATCCCGGCAGCGGCGGTACCCGGTGCGCCACCGCCAGATGTCCCCGGCGTGCCGGTGCCGTTGCCCACGAAGGCTCCGCCGGGGGCCCGGACTGAGCCGCTTACACCCAGTCAGGCTCCGCCGCTGGCGGTGCTGGGACCAACGACACCACCCGGAACGGGAGGTAACTGA
- a CDS encoding virulence factor Mce family protein — protein MTVTSSAVKFAAVSAVLLVFAALTVVVFGQMRFDRTVGYEADFSSASGLREGQFVRASGVEVGKVKSLRLIDGGRQVRVAFDVDRSLPLYESTTAQIRYANLIGERYLELKRGTGQGIDRVLPSGGLIPVTRTQPALDLDALIGGFRPVFRALDPEKVNTIASAIITVFQGQGGTINDILDQTAQLTSALADRDDAIGAVVKNLSTVLDTIVKRAGEVDATVVNLETLITGLAQQADPLAESVANLSNATGALTELLSENRPLVQKTVTAAEGVLQPLVDQSGQLDELLHKLPTALTLLGRSAGTYGDFINLYLCDVTLTLNGLQPGGPVRTVRLTQQPTGRCTPQ, from the coding sequence ATGACCGTGACCTCGAGTGCCGTCAAGTTCGCCGCGGTGTCCGCGGTGCTATTGGTGTTCGCCGCGCTCACCGTCGTGGTGTTTGGCCAGATGCGATTCGACCGAACCGTCGGCTATGAGGCCGACTTTTCGTCGGCCAGTGGACTGCGCGAGGGCCAGTTTGTCCGCGCCTCCGGAGTGGAAGTCGGCAAGGTCAAAAGCCTCCGGTTGATCGATGGCGGCCGACAGGTAAGGGTCGCCTTCGATGTTGATCGTTCGCTGCCACTGTATGAATCAACCACGGCGCAGATCCGCTACGCCAACCTCATCGGCGAACGCTACCTAGAACTCAAGCGGGGGACCGGGCAGGGCATAGATCGGGTGCTGCCCTCGGGCGGACTGATCCCCGTCACCCGAACCCAGCCGGCACTGGATCTCGACGCGCTGATCGGCGGCTTCCGCCCCGTGTTTCGGGCTCTGGACCCCGAAAAGGTCAACACCATTGCGTCGGCCATCATCACGGTGTTCCAGGGCCAGGGCGGCACCATCAACGACATCCTGGACCAAACTGCGCAACTGACCTCGGCATTGGCCGACCGCGATGATGCGATCGGCGCGGTCGTGAAGAACCTGAGCACCGTGCTGGACACCATCGTGAAGCGGGCAGGTGAAGTTGACGCCACCGTCGTCAACCTGGAAACCCTGATCACGGGGTTGGCACAGCAGGCCGACCCGCTCGCCGAGAGCGTCGCGAACTTGAGCAACGCAACCGGGGCGCTCACCGAATTGCTCAGCGAAAACCGGCCTTTGGTGCAAAAGACCGTGACTGCCGCCGAGGGCGTCCTGCAGCCATTGGTCGACCAAAGCGGTCAGCTGGACGAGCTGTTGCATAAGCTGCCGACCGCGCTGACGCTGCTGGGCCGCAGCGCTGGAACATACGGCGACTTCATCAATCTTTACCTGTGCGACGTCACGCTCACCCTCAACGGGCTGCAGCCAGGTGGACCCGTGCGCACGGTCAGGTTGACGCAGCAGCCGACGGGGAGGTGCACGCCACAATGA
- a CDS encoding MCE family protein has translation MTMPLTDNPQRTPPYKTVAALGMVILAVIGLLVFVQFRGGFTSKESLTLIADRAGLLIGPGSKVTLNGAEIGKVASVSEIERDSKPAAKFTLEVSPRYVPLIPVNVDAAIKATTLFGGKYVALTSPKQPGAPITAADVIDATSVSTEVNTVFQTLTSIAQSIDPVKLNMTLSGAADAVSGLGDKFGTALVNGNKVLDDLNPQMDQLHHDVHQLATVTDVLADASPDLWNFLDKVTTTAGTLNAQQRDLDATLLAAIGFANSGADVLDKSRPHLVQNLLQLVPTTSLLDTYSPELYCTIRNVAEVRPAVAAAEGSGNGYSLKAHTQIVGGTNPYVFPDNLPRVNARGGPGGAPGCWQHITRDLWPAPGLVLDTGASVAPYNHFEIGTPWANEYVWGRQVGEYTINP, from the coding sequence ATGACAATGCCCCTAACGGACAATCCGCAGCGCACTCCGCCCTATAAGACGGTCGCGGCCTTGGGGATGGTGATACTTGCGGTTATCGGCCTTCTGGTCTTCGTGCAGTTCCGGGGTGGTTTCACGTCGAAGGAGTCATTGACGCTGATTGCTGACCGGGCGGGCCTGCTCATCGGGCCCGGATCGAAAGTCACCCTCAACGGTGCCGAGATCGGCAAAGTAGCCAGCGTCAGCGAGATCGAGCGCGATAGCAAGCCAGCCGCCAAGTTCACCCTGGAGGTGTCGCCGCGGTACGTGCCATTGATTCCAGTCAACGTTGATGCGGCGATCAAGGCGACCACCCTGTTCGGCGGAAAATACGTGGCGTTGACTTCGCCGAAGCAGCCGGGGGCGCCGATCACCGCTGCCGATGTGATCGACGCGACGTCGGTGTCCACCGAGGTCAACACGGTGTTTCAAACGCTCACGTCGATCGCGCAGTCGATAGATCCCGTCAAACTGAATATGACGCTGAGCGGCGCCGCGGACGCAGTCTCGGGGCTCGGTGACAAGTTCGGCACCGCTTTGGTCAACGGCAACAAGGTTCTGGATGACCTCAACCCGCAGATGGACCAGCTGCACCACGACGTACACCAGTTAGCCACGGTGACCGACGTGCTGGCCGACGCGTCACCGGACTTGTGGAATTTTCTAGACAAGGTGACGACCACCGCGGGCACTCTCAACGCGCAGCAACGCGACTTGGATGCGACGCTGCTGGCGGCGATCGGGTTTGCCAACTCAGGCGCTGACGTGCTCGACAAGAGCCGGCCGCATCTGGTGCAGAACTTGCTTCAGCTGGTTCCGACAACGTCGCTTCTCGACACCTACAGCCCGGAGTTGTACTGCACGATCCGCAACGTCGCCGAGGTGCGGCCGGCGGTCGCCGCCGCGGAAGGAAGCGGGAACGGGTACTCGCTGAAGGCTCATACCCAGATCGTCGGCGGGACCAACCCGTATGTCTTCCCCGACAATTTGCCTCGGGTCAACGCTCGTGGAGGTCCCGGTGGTGCGCCAGGTTGCTGGCAACACATCACTCGCGACCTGTGGCCGGCGCCGGGCCTGGTGCTTGATACGGGCGCCAGCGTTGCGCCCTACAACCACTTCGAGATCGGCACTCCGTGGGCGAATGAGTACGTGTGGGGACGCCAAGTGGGGGAGTACACGATCAACCCATGA